GTCACTGTCCTTGAAGCAGGTCCGTACGACGTCGGAGCTTCTGGACGAAGGCAATACGATTCCATTTATCGCACGCTACCGTAAAGAAATGACTGGAGAGCTGGATGAGAACCAGCTGCGATCGATTGAAGAACGCATTGTCTATCTGCGCAATCTTGAGGATCGCAAATTGGAAGTCATCCGTATTATAGAGGAACAGGGCAAGCTGACCGGAGAACTGAAGCTGTCCATAACCCAAGCGGTGAAGCTGCAGGAAGTGGAAGACTTGTATCGTCCGTTCCGTCAGAAGCGGAAAACGCGTGCGAGCGTGGCCAAGGAAAAAGGTCTTGAGCCCCTTGCTGTATGGATCTGGGGTCAACCGAAACAAGGGGATGCACTCCAGGAAGCTGCGAAATATATCAATGCTGAACTGGGCGTAGAAGATGCGGAGGCTGCGCTTCAGGGAGCCAAAGACATCCTCGCTGAGAACATCGCAGACGATGCCGCCATTCGTGCCTGGATTCGTCGGTACACACTGGATCATGGGATGCTGACTTCAGAAGCGAAGGATGCTCAAGAGGAGTCCGTGTACGAGAATTATTATGATTACCGCGAACTAGCCAAAAAGATGCCTCCACACCGGATTCTCGCGATTAATCGCGGTGAACGTGAGAGTATTCTGAAAGTCGGCCTGGACGTTCAGGCAGAACCGGCCCATCGTCATATGGAAGGACAGATCATTCGTGGTGCTTCTGCCGTGCAGGATATCCTGCGTGACGTGATTGAGGATGCATACAAGCGGCTTATTGCACCTTCCATTGAGCGTGAAGTTCGTGGAGAACTGACGGAAAAAGGTGAAAATCAGGCCATCTCGGTATTCTCCGCCAATCTGCGTAATCTGTTGCTTCAACCGCCGATTCATGGCAAACGTGTCCTCGGTGTCGATCCGGCCTATCGTACGGGTTGTAAACTGGCTGTCGTAGATGATACGGGCAAGCTGCTGGAAGTGGCTGTGACCTACCCAACGCCACCACACAACAAAAAACGTGAAGCTGCGGAAGTATTCCACCGCATGATCAAGCAATATGATATCGGACTGATCGTCATTGGTAATGGTACCGGATCGCGTGAAACGGAGCAGTTTGTTGCCGAGATCATTCAGGAGAACGGTGATGAAAGTCTTGTGTATCTGATTGTTAACGAAGCAGGGGCGAGTGTGTATTCTGCATCCAAGCTGGCCCAGGAAGAGTTCCCGGATCTGGATGTTGCGGAGCGCAGTGCAGCTTCCATTGCTCGCCGGGTACAAGACCCGCTTGCGGAGTTGGTTAAGATTGATCCAAAAGCCATTGGTGTGGGGCAATATCAGCATGACGTTTCCCAGAAGGTTCTGGAAGAAAGTCTGAAGGCTGTCGTCGAATCTGCAGTGAACCATGTGGGTGTGGACGTGAATACGGCTTCACCTTCGTTGCTGTCATATGTTGCCGGAGTTAACGCTACAATTGCCAAAAACATTGTGAAGTACCGCGAAGAGAATGGCCGGTTTACGAACCGCCGTCAGCTTCAGAAGGTGCCGCGTCTTGGTGCCAAAACCTATGAGCAGTGCGTAGGATTCATGCGTATTGGTGAAGGTGAGAATCCATTGGATCGTACACCGATTCACCCTGAGTCCTACAAGGTTGTGGATCAGCTGTTCAAGGAGCTTCAGGTTGCACTGGACAAGCTAGGCAGCAAGGAACTGTCGGTGCTACTGTCAGAGCAACAGCCAGAACAATTGGCTGTGAAACTGGACGTAGGTGTGCCTACATTGCGTGACATTCTGGACAGCTTGCAGCGTCCGGGTCGTGACCCGCGTGAAGAGATGCCGTTGCCAATCTTCCGTACAGATGTATTGAAAATTGAGGATCTGGTAGAAGGTATGGAGCTGCAAGGTACAGTTCGGAACGTCATTGATTTTGGTGCCTTTGTTGATATTGGGATTAAGAGTGATGGGCTTGTCCATATCTCACAGCTCAGCAACGGATATGTTAAACATCCGATGGATGTTGTATCTGTCGGGGATAATGTAACGGTGTGGGTCATGAATGTGGATACCAAAAAAGGCCGTGTCGGCCTTACGATGAAGAAGCCTGCTTCCGCGCAACAGTCTTCTTAAGCATTAGGATTGGAGAACAGCCTTCCCTGACCAGGGAAGGCTGTTTGTTGTCAACAGTAATAGGTCCCGTTGTCCGTTCTAATTCCTCTGGTAAGTACGGTGGGAATATGTGCATTTTCTTAAAGTGCGAGTTCTAAAGGCCATCCTTCGTAATCCACAGCAGACTTTAGGAAACCTCTTAAAGTTCGTTCTCGGCACTACGTGGTGTGCCATTTGCTGCTGGTTTGTTGCGATAAAAGAACCAGCATTCGTTCAGCAACTTGATTTGCCGGCTATCCTTTTTGTGAAATGCACGCATCAGTTGATTGCAAAGCCATTGAGGCAAGGGTATCTCCTCCTCTTGCATAATTCATCTGTACGTTAGCATATGTGGCAATAGCCTGGACTGTGCGGCTTAAGTGAGGAGCTCCGCCAAATCATTATCTCAATCGCCAAAAAGCACAATTCCCAATGCAGGGAGTTGCGCTTTTTGAACTTGTCATTTTAAAATGATACCTCAGATGAATTAGAGAGCTTCCATCTCTTCTTCATACCATTGTTCCAATTGAGCTTGGAGCGCCCGGATTTCGGTAAGCAGAGAAATCAAAGGATAATGGCTTTCACGTAGTGCTGCAAAAGACTCTTCAAGCGCATTAATATAATCAAGGCCGCCGATGATGGTAAGATTTTCGTTCAGGAGATCGAGGTTGTCACATTCGGCGATCGCCCAAGGCAGGACAGGGACATCTGCTGCCGTGAGTTTATCTATCTCCTTGTGAAGGCGCAGATTGAGCGCACTTAGTTGATAGGCGTAATCCGCCGGCATTTCCACGAACTGCAATTGTTGTTCCTGCTGCAGGATGACATAGCGCATTGTAGGCATAACGAGTAATAATCTCCCCTCATACATTCTACTTGACAGTGTAGCCTACGAAACGGTTAAAATTCAAGTATTATGCCGGAAAAACAAATGCTCCGAGGGGGTGCAAGGAGAGGATACCGATGGAAAATGAGGAATTGCAACAATGGATTGAACAGGTATCACTGGATCATTTCGGAGTGCCGTTCACCCATGAAGCGTTGTTTAACAGTCGTCTGACCACTACGGGAGGGCGTTATATGCTCAAAAGTCACCGGATTGAGATCAATCCGCATCAACTCGAAGTCTATGGGCGAGATGAGGTTGAAAAAATCATCAAACATGAGCTGTGTCACTATCATCTTCATATTCGTGGGCGCGGCTATCAGCATCGTGACCCGGAATTCAAGGCTTTATTACAGAAGGTGGGCGGTTCGCGTTACTGTCAATCTTTGCCTGATGGCAAAGGCAGAAAGCCGCTGCCATATCGTTATAAGCTGGTGTGCAAGAGCTGTGGGACGGAATATTTGCGCAAGCGGAAAATAGATCCGAAGCGTTACCGCTGTGGTCGTTGCGCGGGAAAGTTGGGCCTTCAGAATATCTGATGTGAGTATCAATCAATGTATTGGAGAAAGTGATGGAAGGGATGTTGACTTGGATTATTAATCATGATAAATTAATCTTATTCAAGTTAATTTTCCCTGATAGCTCAGTTGGTAGAGCACTCGACTGTTAATCGAGTTGTCACAGGTTCGAGCCCTGTTCGGGGAGCCATTTCTTGGAGAGATACCCAAGTGGCTATAAGGGGACCCTCTGCTAAGGGGTTAGACTGCGTAAGCGGTGCGAGGGTTCGAATCCCTCTCTCTCCGTTCTGTAATAACTTCTCTGCAAAGGGATGAGAACCCTAAAGGTTCGTCGGAGCATAGACTTCGTTAGCAATACTTCGCAGTCTCGAACGAAGTGAGAGTACCCCTCTCTCTCCGTTCTGATTCAACCCAAAATCCCCTTCACATTTGACCGGTTATTGGTCACTGTGAAGGGGGTTTTTGCGTTCTCGTCTTTGGGTATCCTTCGTATATTTTTCTGCCCCGTCTAAAGTGAAATGCTCAACACCTCGTATAAACCTTTCTTACCTGCTTCCGTTACTTCGACAGAGCGACTTCCTGTTTTTTGACGAATCCAGTCCAGTTCCGATAATCGATGTCTGAGTTGTTCCCCGAGCATACCTGAGAGATGATGACGGCGTTCACTCCAATCCAGGCATTTACGAGCGAAGGCCCGGCGTGATCCCGGCTTCACTTGAAGTTCAATACCGAACGAGGTGAACCACTGCATTCCTTTCTCTGTAACTTGATAATCCTTGCTTAGTGCTTCTTCGGGCTCTGCAAGATAACCCTTCTGTATTAAGGCTTCACAGAGCGAGATTCCCAATTTCCCGGCGAGATGACCATAACAGGTCCGTGCATAACTCAGTTGTTGAAGCTGATCGGATTGTTTGAGAGAGCGGATCTGTACAGGCGGGGCAATACTGGCCATGGTTTCAATCAGATTAGCAATTTCCTTATTTGCAAGACGGTAGTACCGGTGACGGCCTTGCTGTTCAACTTCCAATAATCCTCCTTCTACGAGTTTGGCGAGATGACTGCTTGCCGTCTGGGGCGTGACGTCTGCCATATGGGCAAGCTCTCCTGCGGGCAACGCCCGGCCATCCAGTAAGGATGACAGAAAAATGGAGCGACTTGGATCAGCGATTAACGACGCAATAACAGTAATATTCGGATATACATTCATACTTCGATCATATCTGAACTATTACTGTATTACAATTCTGTTGTATCATCCTATACGGGTCAGCTGGAGCTTATAAACGAATAGATTGGAACAGGAGAGGTACAAGATGAACAAGATAATGAAAACGGACGCTGCTAC
The window above is part of the Paenibacillus sp. 1781tsa1 genome. Proteins encoded here:
- a CDS encoding helix-turn-helix transcriptional regulator, with the translated sequence MNVYPNITVIASLIADPSRSIFLSSLLDGRALPAGELAHMADVTPQTASSHLAKLVEGGLLEVEQQGRHRYYRLANKEIANLIETMASIAPPVQIRSLKQSDQLQQLSYARTCYGHLAGKLGISLCEALIQKGYLAEPEEALSKDYQVTEKGMQWFTSFGIELQVKPGSRRAFARKCLDWSERRHHLSGMLGEQLRHRLSELDWIRQKTGSRSVEVTEAGKKGLYEVLSISL
- a CDS encoding Tex family protein, with protein sequence MSEQETVLEPNEETIKAERHERIIKQVAKELSLSLKQVRTTSELLDEGNTIPFIARYRKEMTGELDENQLRSIEERIVYLRNLEDRKLEVIRIIEEQGKLTGELKLSITQAVKLQEVEDLYRPFRQKRKTRASVAKEKGLEPLAVWIWGQPKQGDALQEAAKYINAELGVEDAEAALQGAKDILAENIADDAAIRAWIRRYTLDHGMLTSEAKDAQEESVYENYYDYRELAKKMPPHRILAINRGERESILKVGLDVQAEPAHRHMEGQIIRGASAVQDILRDVIEDAYKRLIAPSIEREVRGELTEKGENQAISVFSANLRNLLLQPPIHGKRVLGVDPAYRTGCKLAVVDDTGKLLEVAVTYPTPPHNKKREAAEVFHRMIKQYDIGLIVIGNGTGSRETEQFVAEIIQENGDESLVYLIVNEAGASVYSASKLAQEEFPDLDVAERSAASIARRVQDPLAELVKIDPKAIGVGQYQHDVSQKVLEESLKAVVESAVNHVGVDVNTASPSLLSYVAGVNATIAKNIVKYREENGRFTNRRQLQKVPRLGAKTYEQCVGFMRIGEGENPLDRTPIHPESYKVVDQLFKELQVALDKLGSKELSVLLSEQQPEQLAVKLDVGVPTLRDILDSLQRPGRDPREEMPLPIFRTDVLKIEDLVEGMELQGTVRNVIDFGAFVDIGIKSDGLVHISQLSNGYVKHPMDVVSVGDNVTVWVMNVDTKKGRVGLTMKKPASAQQSS
- a CDS encoding SprT family protein, with the translated sequence MENEELQQWIEQVSLDHFGVPFTHEALFNSRLTTTGGRYMLKSHRIEINPHQLEVYGRDEVEKIIKHELCHYHLHIRGRGYQHRDPEFKALLQKVGGSRYCQSLPDGKGRKPLPYRYKLVCKSCGTEYLRKRKIDPKRYRCGRCAGKLGLQNI
- a CDS encoding hydrolase/acyltransferase, producing MPTMRYVILQQEQQLQFVEMPADYAYQLSALNLRLHKEIDKLTAADVPVLPWAIAECDNLDLLNENLTIIGGLDYINALEESFAALRESHYPLISLLTEIRALQAQLEQWYEEEMEAL
- the cmpA gene encoding cortex morphogenetic protein CmpA, encoding MPQWLCNQLMRAFHKKDSRQIKLLNECWFFYRNKPAANGTPRSAENEL